Proteins from one Primulina huaijiensis isolate GDHJ02 chromosome 18, ASM1229523v2, whole genome shotgun sequence genomic window:
- the LOC140964579 gene encoding protein FAR1-RELATED SEQUENCE 5, which produces MENAVIEFDIGLGGDDNMDMEPPNGHEMISVGSPNDVGSFGDGAFSLQTYIPEGEPDLEPCEGMEFESEEAAKAFYNSYARRVGFSTRVSSSRRSRKDGAIIQRSFVCAKEGFRNMNEKRTKDREVKRPRTITRVGCKASLSVKIQDSGKWVVFGFGKDHNHELVPPDQVHSLRSHRQISGPAKTLIDTLQAAGMGPRRIMSVLVKEYGDISKVGFTEVDCRNYIRNNRQRSMEGDIQLLLDYLKQKQAENPAFFYAVQGDDEQCAGNVFWADPKARANYNHFGDTVTFDTTYRSNRYRLPFVPFTGLNHHGQPVLFGCAFLINESEASFVWLFKTWLEAFSGQLPVSFTTEHDTVIQSAINQVFRNTRHRFCKWHIFKKCQEKLSDMLLKHHHFESDLHKCVNLCESTEEFESCWHSFIDKYDLRDHEWLQSIYCERRQWVPAYLRDSFFAEMSITQRSDSMNSYFDGYINASTNLNQFFKLYEKALESRHEKEVKADFDTMNTSAALKTPSPMEKQASDLYTRKLFTRFQEELVSTLTFTASKMEDDGEVITYQVAKFGEDHKTYHVRFDVLKMRATCSCQMFEFSGLLCRHVLAVFRVTNVLTLPSHYILKRWTRNAKSNVALEERITNPFNGYLESHTVRQITLRHEALKFVDKGAESSDSYDVSMAALAEASKKVALATKSVGKASFTNWPTRDFSAKDQIQLNRSSMGGQGSFTLKLSEDDMDQKIDELSRELERANGKCEVYRSNLLSILKDIEDHKQRLSIEVQNIKLSMKDGI; this is translated from the exons CATATGCCAGGCGGGTTGGGTTCAGTACTCGTGTGAGCTCCTCACGTCGCTCTAGAAAGGATGGGGCGATCATACAGAGGTCTTTTGTTTGTGCGAAGGAGGGGTTTCGCAACATGAATGAGAAGCGTACCAAGGATAGAGAAGTCAAGCGCCCACGGACAATAACTCGGGTGGGGTGTAAGGCTTCGTTGTCTGTCAAGATACAGGATTCTGGGAAATGGGTAGTGTTCGGATTCGGAAAGGACCATAATCATGAGTTGGTTCCCCCTGACCAAGTTCATAGCCTCCGCTCGCATCGTCAGATTTCTGGACCTGCGAAGACATTGATTGACACCTTGCAGGCTGCGGGAATGGGCCCCAGGAGGATCATGTCTGTCCTCGTTAAGGAGTATGGTGACATTAGCAAAGTTGGGTTTACTGAAGTGGATTGTAGAAATTATATTCGAAACAATCGTCAGAGGAGTATGGAAGGAGATATTCAGTTGCTTTTGGATTATTTGAAGCAGAAGCAAGCCGAGAATCCTGCTTTTTTCTATGCAGTGCAAGGGGACGACGAACAATGTGCAGGCAATGTGTTCTGGGCTGACCCAAAGGCTAGAGCCAACTACAATCATTTTGGAGACACTGTCACTTTTGACACCACATACCGATCAAACAGGTACAGATTGCCGTTTGTACCATTTACAGGGTTGAACCATCATGGACAACCTGTTCTATTTGGTTGTGCTTTTCTAATTAATGAATCAGAAGCATCATTTGTATGGCTATTCAAGACCTGGCTGGAAGCTTTTTCGGGGCAGCTTCCAGTATCCTTTACAACTGAGCATGATACTGTGATTCAATCCGCAATCAATCAGGTTTTCCGCAATACTCGTCATCGTTTCTGTAAATGGCATATTTTTAAGAAATGTCAAGAGAAATTGTCCGACATGTTGCTAAAACACCATCATTTTGAATCTGACTTGCACAAGTGTGTAAATTTGTGTGAGAGCACAGAAGAATTTGAATCTTGCTGGCATTCATTTATTGATAAGTATGATCTTAGGGATCACGAGTGGCTTCAGTCCATTTATTGTGAAAGAAGACAATGGGTCCCTGCATATCTGCGTGACTCATTTTTTGCCGAAATGTCTATAACTCAGAGAAGCGATAGTATGAACTCGTATTTTGATGGATATATCAACGCATCTACCAACCTTAACCAGTTCTTCAAGCTGTACGAAAAAGCGTTGGAGAGTCGCCATGAAAAAGAAGTTAAAGCTGATTTTGATACGATGAATACATCAGCAGCTTTGAAGACTCCTTCTCCTATGGAGAAACAGGCATCCGATCTTTACACTAGAAAGCTATTCACAAGATTTCAAGAGGAGCTGGTTAGCACTCTCACTTTTACGGCGTCGAAAATGGAGGATGATGGAGAGGTCATTACATATCAAGTTGCGAAATTCGGGGAAGACCACAAAACTTACCATGTGAGGTTTGATGTTCTCAAAATGAGAGCCACTTGTAGCTGCCAGATGTTTGAATTTTCGGGTCTTCTTTGCAGGCATGTGTTGGCAGTGTTTAGAGTGACTAATGTTCTCACACTTCCATCTCATTATATCTTGAAGCGATGGACAAGAAATGCCAAGAGTAATGTCGCTTTGGAAGAACGTATTACAAATCCATTCAATGGCTATTTGGAATCTCATACCGTTCGGCAGATCACACTTCGACATGAGGCACTAAAATTTGTAGATAAAGGAGCTGAATCTTCTGACTCTTACGATGTCTCTATGGCTGCTTTGGCAGAGGCTTCAAAGAAAGTTGCTTTGGCGACAAAAAGTGTTGGAAAGGCTTCTTTTACCAATTGGCCTACAAGGGATTTCTCAGCAAAGGATCAAATTCAGCTAAATCGTAGTTCCATGGGTGGGCAAGGGAGCTTCACCCTGAAGCTATCCGAG GATGACATGGATCAAAAAATTGACGAGCTTTCCCGTGAGCTGGAGCGTGCCAATGGGAAGTGTGAAGTTTATCGCTCGAACCTCCTTTCTATATTGAAGGATATAGAGGACCATAAACAACGTTTATCCATAGAAGTCCAAAACATAAAGCTTAGCATGAAAGATGGCATTTAA